A single window of Pontibacillus chungwhensis DNA harbors:
- a CDS encoding YisL family protein — MDGQTHLHITSWVLALILLGLTVWFDRLGKPKVGKVFHMILRLDYLLILYSGGSLIAVYFANASGAMLGEAIIKSLAGLWVIFAVEMIAVRAQKRVSAKSAWIQFFIAIIIALVLGFGRLPMGILPLS; from the coding sequence ATGGATGGACAAACGCACTTACATATCACGTCATGGGTATTAGCATTAATCTTGCTTGGCCTGACGGTATGGTTTGATCGTTTAGGAAAGCCAAAGGTCGGTAAAGTCTTTCACATGATTTTACGTTTGGATTACTTGTTAATCTTATACTCTGGTGGTAGCCTGATTGCCGTGTATTTCGCGAACGCAAGTGGCGCAATGTTAGGAGAAGCGATTATAAAAAGCTTAGCTGGCTTATGGGTCATCTTCGCAGTCGAAATGATCGCCGTTCGCGCTCAAAAACGCGTATCCGCAAAAAGCGCATGGATTCAATTCTTCATTGCTATCATCATCGCCCTAGTCCTAGGATTCGGTCGTCTGCCAATGGGAATTTTACCATTAAGTTAA
- a CDS encoding MATE family efflux transporter: MKAQSKTKMTLFSLTWPIFIEIMLHMLMGNADTLMLSQYSDHSVAAVGVSNQILSVVVVMFGFVATGAGILVAQHLGANKDEEAGSIAISSLSLNLWFSLLLSTGLYLFSEPILRVMDLPRELMDEAQLYLRIVGGLIFIQALIMTTGAVLRNYGFTKDAMYVTIGMNIINVIGNYFVIFGPFGFPVLGVEGVAYSTAISRFIGFIVLIGLLIKRSEGELPLRSFFRYQKKHVYGLLRIGVPSAGEQLSYNASQIAITYFIAQMGTTAITTKVYAQNIMMFIFLAAIAIGQGTQILIGHYIGAKRLEDAYKQGLKSARLAIGISVGMSIIVYFFSDALLGIFTSNEAIIEKGSLLLLLTILLEPGRATNLTVISSLRAAGDVQFPVIIGILSMWGISVTFGWFFGLYLNMGLAGIWIGFITDEWLRGLLMTRRWKKRKWKQKAFV; encoded by the coding sequence ATGAAGGCACAATCCAAAACGAAAATGACCCTTTTCTCGTTAACCTGGCCCATTTTTATAGAAATCATGCTCCATATGTTAATGGGAAATGCCGATACACTGATGCTCAGTCAATATTCCGATCACTCTGTAGCAGCTGTAGGGGTGTCAAATCAGATTCTATCCGTGGTCGTTGTGATGTTTGGCTTCGTCGCAACCGGAGCCGGTATTCTCGTTGCCCAGCATCTTGGAGCGAATAAGGACGAAGAAGCAGGATCCATTGCGATCAGTTCGTTAAGTCTGAATTTATGGTTCTCTCTCCTATTGAGCACAGGATTATATCTCTTCAGTGAACCCATCCTTCGAGTTATGGATCTTCCTCGGGAGCTAATGGATGAGGCGCAGCTGTATTTGCGTATCGTCGGAGGCTTGATTTTCATACAAGCCCTGATAATGACCACTGGAGCTGTGCTAAGAAATTACGGCTTCACGAAAGATGCGATGTACGTCACGATCGGAATGAATATTATCAATGTGATCGGAAACTACTTTGTTATATTCGGTCCGTTTGGATTTCCTGTCCTTGGCGTGGAAGGAGTCGCCTATTCCACTGCAATCAGTCGCTTTATCGGCTTCATCGTCTTAATTGGATTGCTAATTAAGCGAAGTGAAGGGGAACTTCCGCTTCGTTCATTCTTCCGTTACCAGAAGAAACACGTCTACGGACTACTCAGAATTGGCGTCCCCTCCGCCGGTGAACAGCTCTCCTATAACGCAAGCCAAATTGCTATTACGTATTTCATTGCCCAAATGGGGACAACGGCCATCACAACGAAAGTGTATGCGCAAAATATTATGATGTTTATCTTTCTCGCGGCCATTGCCATCGGTCAGGGAACCCAGATTCTGATAGGGCACTATATTGGTGCTAAGAGATTAGAAGATGCCTATAAACAAGGACTCAAAAGCGCCAGATTAGCCATTGGAATTTCTGTCGGAATGTCGATCATCGTTTATTTCTTTAGCGATGCATTACTCGGGATTTTCACATCCAATGAAGCTATTATCGAGAAAGGCTCACTTTTACTGCTCCTGACCATCCTTTTAGAACCAGGCCGAGCAACAAACCTAACCGTCATCAGCTCCCTCCGTGCAGCAGGCGATGTCCAATTCCCCGTTATCATCGGAATTCTATCCATGTGGGGCATCAGCGTAACCTTCGGCTGGTTCTTCGGCCTCTACTTAAACATGGGACTAGCCGGAATCTGGATCGGCTTCATCACAGACGAATGGCTCCGCGGGCTCCTTATGACGAGGAGGTGGAAGAAGAGGAAATGGAAGCAAAAAGCCTTCGTCTAA
- a CDS encoding SDR family oxidoreductase — protein sequence MDLGLKGARVVLLASSKGIGKAIATEFVREGAEVLISSRNAEHLLKAAEEIHQEAGGTGAAPHTEVCDITDGDSIEALFQSASDKLGGVDILVNNAGGPPAGSFMEMTDEDWQKAFELNLLSFIRASRLAIPHMKDAGRGRILNIASSSIKQPIDGLILSNTFRTGIVGLAKSLASEFAGEDILVNTLGPGRIETERVEELDEKMAKRRGLSVQEVKAEMETMIPAGRYGTPEEFARTAVYLASFANTYVTGQALVVDGGYVKAL from the coding sequence GTGGATTTAGGGTTAAAAGGAGCTCGTGTGGTTCTGTTAGCATCGAGTAAAGGCATCGGTAAAGCAATTGCAACGGAATTTGTCCGCGAAGGAGCAGAAGTGCTGATATCAAGTAGAAATGCTGAACATCTTTTAAAAGCAGCGGAAGAGATTCATCAGGAAGCTGGTGGAACAGGAGCAGCCCCGCATACGGAAGTGTGTGATATTACAGACGGGGATAGTATAGAAGCGTTGTTCCAGTCGGCTTCTGATAAGCTTGGTGGCGTGGATATTCTTGTGAACAATGCAGGAGGACCGCCAGCGGGGAGTTTTATGGAGATGACTGATGAGGATTGGCAGAAAGCTTTTGAACTGAATTTACTTAGTTTTATTCGGGCAAGCCGCCTGGCGATCCCCCATATGAAGGACGCTGGCAGAGGGCGTATTTTAAACATCGCCTCTTCCTCGATTAAACAACCAATCGATGGATTAATCTTATCAAATACGTTCCGAACAGGGATCGTTGGATTAGCCAAAAGTTTGGCTAGTGAGTTTGCAGGTGAAGACATCCTTGTTAACACACTTGGGCCCGGTCGTATTGAAACAGAGCGTGTTGAGGAACTAGACGAAAAGATGGCTAAAAGACGTGGTCTTTCGGTGCAGGAGGTAAAGGCTGAGATGGAGACGATGATTCCCGCTGGACGCTACGGGACACCGGAAGAATTCGCCCGAACCGCGGTGTATTTAGCATCTTTTGCGAATACCTATGTAACCGGGCAGGCGCTTGTCGTTGATGGAGGATATGTGAAGGCATTGTAG
- a CDS encoding sugar ABC transporter permease, with product MPQPSPATKDVKQKDHNVKLATILSLVFAGLGQIYNKRLLKGIIFIIIEAAFLITMLNFIIHGVWGFITLGEVKGEDHSIILLIEGLVSLIVIAFAVTLYVYNIIDAKRDARLLAQGERVPSVRKQIKDAYDAGFPYMMVGPGLIMLVFIVVLPLAFMISLAFTDYNLYNSPPRNLLSWVGFQNFVDLVSISIWKKSFLNVLSWTIVWTVVATTLQIALGLFLALLVNDERVKFKRTIRTFLILPWAVPAFVTILIFSAMFNDTFGAINKDILSQFGLMIPWLTDPTWSKVALIMIQTWLGFPFVFALFTGVLQSIPRDMYEAADVDGGTRLQKFRFITFPHIMFATAPLLIMQYAQNFNNFNIIYLFNEGGPAVRGQNAGGTDILISWVYKLTFDTNNYNMAAAITIIMGLVVSAFAFYQFRKTAAYKEEGEM from the coding sequence ATGCCACAACCATCACCTGCTACCAAAGATGTGAAGCAAAAAGATCATAACGTTAAACTGGCTACAATCCTCTCGCTTGTATTTGCAGGTTTAGGGCAAATCTATAATAAGAGACTACTAAAAGGAATTATCTTCATCATCATTGAAGCAGCTTTCCTGATCACTATGTTGAACTTTATCATTCATGGGGTGTGGGGCTTCATTACGTTAGGTGAAGTAAAAGGGGAAGACCATTCCATTATCTTATTAATAGAAGGGCTCGTTAGTTTAATCGTGATCGCCTTTGCTGTTACGCTCTATGTGTATAACATCATTGATGCCAAGCGCGATGCACGCCTGTTAGCTCAAGGGGAGCGAGTACCATCTGTACGTAAACAAATTAAAGATGCCTATGATGCAGGTTTCCCATACATGATGGTCGGACCTGGTCTAATTATGCTTGTATTTATTGTTGTATTACCTCTTGCCTTTATGATTTCATTAGCTTTTACCGACTACAACTTATACAATTCCCCGCCAAGAAATTTACTTAGCTGGGTAGGGTTCCAGAACTTCGTTGATCTGGTATCGATATCAATTTGGAAGAAATCTTTCTTAAATGTATTGAGCTGGACCATTGTTTGGACAGTCGTAGCAACGACTTTACAAATTGCTCTTGGACTATTCTTAGCGCTTCTAGTTAATGATGAGCGTGTGAAATTTAAGAGAACGATTCGTACGTTCTTAATCCTTCCTTGGGCCGTTCCAGCTTTCGTAACGATCCTAATCTTCTCTGCGATGTTTAACGATACATTCGGTGCGATCAACAAAGATATCTTAAGCCAGTTCGGTCTGATGATCCCTTGGTTAACAGACCCAACGTGGAGTAAAGTCGCTTTAATTATGATTCAGACATGGCTTGGATTCCCGTTTGTGTTTGCGTTATTTACAGGGGTTCTGCAAAGTATACCAAGAGATATGTACGAAGCAGCTGATGTTGATGGGGGGACGCGTTTACAGAAATTCCGTTTCATCACATTCCCACACATCATGTTTGCCACTGCGCCGCTACTCATCATGCAGTATGCGCAGAACTTTAACAACTTTAATATTATCTATCTATTTAACGAAGGTGGGCCAGCCGTGCGTGGTCAAAATGCCGGCGGTACCGACATTCTCATTTCGTGGGTTTACAAATTAACGTTCGATACGAATAACTACAACATGGCAGCGGCCATTACCATTATTATGGGACTTGTTGTTTCTGCCTTTGCATTCTATCAGTTTAGAAAAACAGCAGCCTATAAAGAGGAAGGTGAGATGTAA
- a CDS encoding sugar ABC transporter substrate-binding protein: MKKFLMLLLAMVLSVGVLAACSGDNSSDGDETAEGGSGDSGESTEGESDKPDTLKIWVNDDDKQVEAITKITDKYTEETGINIEMNRISMTDQVEKLDLDGPTGNGPDLFFQPHDRLGNLVVRGLAEPVDLGDAKDGFTDTAISAMTYDGDIWGAPAVIETYGLFYNKSMIDKAPETMDELMTIAEEQTSGGNYGFLAELNNFYFAYPFFAGPGGYVFGKEDGTYDVNDIGLDNEGAVEGAGNIQTFFTEGYIPKEVNPDIMNGLFNDGKAAVVMTGPWSRPGYEEALGDDLGAAPLPKANGERMQSFVGVKAWMLSSFSENKEWATDLMKFMTNEENAMTYYEMAGEIPPRTALLEDSAIVEDPITAAFAEQTNYGEPMPSVPAMQQVWEPAGNALQFLAQGDDPKAVMEETVQIIKDQIAASGQ, translated from the coding sequence ATGAAAAAGTTTCTGATGCTTTTACTTGCAATGGTACTATCCGTTGGAGTTCTTGCTGCTTGTAGCGGTGACAACAGTTCCGACGGCGACGAAACAGCTGAAGGAGGGTCAGGTGACAGCGGAGAATCCACTGAAGGAGAATCTGACAAGCCTGATACACTTAAGATTTGGGTAAATGACGATGATAAACAGGTTGAAGCTATTACAAAGATTACTGATAAATACACAGAAGAAACAGGAATTAACATTGAGATGAATCGTATTAGCATGACAGACCAAGTAGAGAAATTAGACTTAGATGGTCCTACTGGTAACGGTCCGGATCTATTCTTCCAACCTCATGACCGTTTAGGAAACCTTGTTGTACGTGGTCTTGCTGAGCCAGTTGATCTAGGTGACGCTAAAGACGGATTCACAGATACAGCAATTAGTGCGATGACTTATGATGGTGACATCTGGGGTGCACCAGCTGTAATTGAAACGTATGGTCTTTTCTACAACAAATCTATGATCGACAAAGCTCCTGAAACAATGGATGAGCTGATGACGATTGCAGAAGAACAAACAAGTGGTGGAAACTATGGATTCTTAGCTGAATTAAACAACTTCTACTTTGCTTATCCGTTCTTCGCTGGTCCTGGAGGCTATGTATTTGGTAAAGAAGACGGTACGTACGATGTAAATGACATTGGATTAGATAATGAAGGCGCTGTTGAAGGTGCTGGTAACATTCAAACATTCTTCACAGAAGGCTATATTCCAAAAGAAGTAAACCCTGATATTATGAACGGTTTGTTTAACGACGGTAAAGCAGCGGTTGTTATGACAGGCCCATGGTCTCGTCCTGGTTACGAAGAAGCACTTGGCGATGACCTTGGCGCGGCTCCGCTTCCTAAAGCGAATGGTGAGCGCATGCAATCCTTCGTAGGGGTGAAAGCTTGGATGCTTTCTTCTTTCTCTGAAAACAAAGAATGGGCTACAGACCTTATGAAGTTTATGACAAACGAAGAAAATGCGATGACTTACTATGAAATGGCTGGAGAAATTCCTCCACGCACAGCTTTACTTGAAGACTCAGCAATCGTTGAGGATCCAATAACTGCAGCGTTTGCAGAGCAAACAAACTACGGTGAGCCAATGCCATCTGTTCCAGCGATGCAACAAGTTTGGGAACCAGCGGGTAACGCTCTTCAATTCCTAGCTCAAGGGGATGACCCGAAAGCAGTTATGGAAGAAACCGTACAAATTATTAAAGATCAGATCGCAGCAAGCGGTCAGTAA
- a CDS encoding ornithine--oxo-acid transaminase: MTHTSEQIIEQTQEYGAKNYHPLPIVIAKAEGVWVEDPEGNRYMDMLSAYSAVNQGHRHPKIIDALTEQASRVTLTSRAFHNDQLGPWYEKICKLTNKEMALPMNTGAEAVETAIKAARRWSYDVKGVAEDQAEIIACVGNFHGRTMTAVSLSSEAEYKRGFGPMLPGIKVIPYGDADALREAITENTAAFLFEPIQGEAGIVIPPEGFLKEAYDICKENNVLYIADEIQAGLARTGKMFACDWENVSPDMLILGKALGGGVFPISCIVANKEVLGVFNPGSHGSTFGGNPLACAVSVASLEVLEEENLANRSLELGEYMMSELRSIDNPKIKEVRGKGLFIGVEMTEPARKYCEELKAKGLLCKETHESVIRFAPPLVIDKEDLDWAIQQIKDVLTPKA, from the coding sequence ATGACACATACAAGTGAACAAATTATTGAACAAACTCAGGAATATGGGGCGAAGAACTATCATCCCCTTCCAATTGTCATCGCCAAAGCAGAGGGTGTATGGGTAGAGGATCCTGAAGGCAATCGATATATGGATATGTTAAGTGCTTATTCAGCTGTTAATCAGGGCCACCGCCATCCTAAGATTATCGATGCGCTGACTGAGCAGGCTTCACGAGTAACCTTAACGTCTCGTGCGTTTCATAATGATCAGCTCGGTCCTTGGTATGAAAAGATTTGTAAATTAACCAATAAAGAAATGGCCCTTCCTATGAATACAGGCGCAGAGGCTGTGGAGACAGCGATTAAGGCTGCTCGTCGCTGGTCATATGATGTAAAAGGCGTCGCGGAAGACCAGGCTGAGATTATTGCATGCGTAGGCAATTTCCACGGGCGCACAATGACAGCGGTTTCTTTATCGTCTGAAGCAGAATATAAGCGTGGATTTGGCCCTATGCTTCCAGGAATTAAGGTCATCCCATATGGAGATGCCGATGCATTGCGTGAAGCCATTACAGAGAATACAGCTGCGTTCTTATTTGAACCGATCCAAGGAGAAGCTGGTATTGTCATCCCTCCTGAAGGGTTCTTAAAAGAGGCTTATGATATTTGTAAAGAGAACAACGTACTTTATATTGCAGATGAGATTCAAGCTGGCCTCGCACGCACGGGTAAAATGTTTGCTTGTGATTGGGAAAATGTATCTCCAGATATGCTCATTTTAGGTAAAGCACTCGGTGGAGGCGTCTTCCCGATCTCTTGTATCGTGGCTAATAAAGAAGTACTAGGTGTCTTCAACCCTGGTTCACATGGTTCAACATTTGGCGGAAATCCACTAGCATGTGCTGTGTCCGTTGCTTCTCTTGAAGTATTAGAAGAAGAAAACCTTGCTAACCGCTCTCTGGAACTCGGTGAATATATGATGAGCGAGCTTCGTTCCATCGATAACCCTAAAATCAAAGAAGTGCGCGGCAAAGGCCTCTTCATCGGCGTTGAAATGACAGAACCTGCACGCAAATACTGTGAAGAACTAAAGGCTAAAGGGCTTCTTTGTAAAGAAACCCACGAAAGCGTCATCCGCTTCGCCCCTCCACTTGTTATTGATAAAGAAGATCTGGACTGGGCCATTCAACAAATCAAAGACGTATTAACACCAAAAGCGTAA
- a CDS encoding PspC domain-containing protein yields MKKLYRSTQDHQMSGVLGGLSELYNIDVSLLRISMVVLCFFTGGFALLLYIAAAIIMPTDQEIKKL; encoded by the coding sequence ATGAAAAAACTCTATCGTTCCACGCAAGATCATCAAATGTCAGGCGTTTTGGGTGGACTTAGCGAACTTTATAATATTGATGTAAGCCTTTTGCGCATCTCCATGGTTGTATTATGCTTTTTCACAGGCGGATTTGCGTTATTGCTTTATATTGCCGCTGCTATTATTATGCCAACGGATCAAGAGATTAAGAAATTATAA
- the asnB gene encoding asparagine synthase (glutamine-hydrolyzing), with protein sequence MCGISGWVDYQKDLTQHERTVEKMAKTLHYRGPDESNAWIKPHVAFGHQRLIVVDPEGGRQPMTFQNGSHAYTICYNGELYNTEDIRKELASLGWSFQSHSDTEVLLKSYMQWKEACVDRLNGIFAFGIWDGEREALFIARDRLGVKPFFYTENAGGLVFASELKALLAHPDISPILDEEGLSEILALGPSRTPGHGVFKGVKELRPGHVGVYSRNGLKITRYWNVESHEHTDSVEKTAETIRELFEDAVTRQLVSDVPVGTFLSGGVDSSAITAIAANHMKAEGKDPLQTFSIDFDGNQKYFKANTFQPNSDGDFIKLMSDTFGTKHSSSVMNNDVLAGLLKEAVNMRDLPGMADVDSSLLWFCREIKKDVTVALSGECADEIFGGYPWFYRQEDLSREGFPWIRSSGVRNELLTDEWSSKLDLHGYMMGRYQDTIAETPAFSGDSKEEAQRRQLFYLNQLWFMTTLLDRKDRMSMGASLEVRVPFSDHRLVEYVWNVPWEMKRYGDREKGILRKALEGLLPNDVLYRKKSPYPKTHNPVYTKAVVSWLGEILDDPNAPLFNLFKKERIQQLVDSEGKAIDAPWFGQLMTGPQLLAHLGQINHWLKTYNVKIDV encoded by the coding sequence ATGTGTGGCATTAGTGGATGGGTTGATTATCAGAAGGATCTCACACAACACGAACGCACCGTTGAAAAAATGGCAAAAACACTTCACTACCGCGGTCCTGATGAATCCAATGCCTGGATTAAGCCTCACGTTGCATTTGGTCATCAGCGCTTAATTGTAGTGGATCCTGAGGGTGGCAGGCAGCCGATGACCTTTCAGAATGGTTCCCATGCGTATACCATTTGTTACAACGGAGAGTTATACAATACAGAAGATATTCGGAAAGAACTAGCCAGTCTCGGTTGGAGCTTTCAGTCTCATTCTGACACAGAAGTTTTACTTAAGAGTTATATGCAGTGGAAAGAAGCATGTGTGGATCGCTTAAATGGAATTTTTGCTTTTGGGATCTGGGATGGGGAAAGGGAGGCGCTTTTTATCGCCCGGGACCGCCTTGGGGTGAAGCCGTTCTTTTACACGGAGAACGCTGGAGGGCTAGTGTTTGCTTCTGAACTGAAAGCCCTTCTCGCTCATCCGGATATTTCTCCTATCCTTGATGAGGAAGGATTAAGTGAAATCTTGGCATTAGGGCCTTCTCGCACACCGGGGCACGGGGTGTTTAAAGGTGTTAAAGAACTGCGCCCGGGTCATGTAGGGGTGTATAGTCGGAACGGGCTCAAGATTACACGTTATTGGAACGTAGAAAGCCATGAGCATACAGATTCTGTGGAGAAAACGGCGGAAACGATTCGAGAACTGTTTGAAGATGCCGTCACGCGCCAATTAGTTTCTGATGTACCTGTTGGAACTTTTCTGTCCGGTGGGGTCGACTCCAGTGCGATCACTGCAATTGCCGCAAATCATATGAAGGCAGAGGGAAAAGATCCTCTTCAGACGTTCTCGATTGATTTTGATGGAAATCAAAAGTATTTTAAAGCAAACACATTCCAACCGAACAGCGATGGCGACTTTATCAAACTAATGTCTGATACGTTTGGTACGAAACACTCGTCATCTGTTATGAACAATGACGTGTTGGCAGGTCTCTTGAAAGAGGCTGTGAACATGCGTGATCTTCCGGGTATGGCTGATGTGGATTCTTCGCTGCTCTGGTTCTGCCGGGAGATTAAGAAGGATGTGACCGTGGCTCTTTCTGGAGAGTGTGCGGATGAAATATTCGGAGGATACCCTTGGTTTTATCGCCAGGAAGATTTATCGCGAGAAGGGTTCCCGTGGATCCGGTCCTCAGGTGTGCGAAATGAACTGCTGACAGATGAGTGGAGCTCTAAGCTCGATTTGCATGGCTACATGATGGGGCGATATCAGGATACGATTGCTGAGACCCCAGCGTTTAGTGGGGACTCGAAAGAAGAGGCACAGCGACGTCAGTTATTTTATTTAAATCAGCTATGGTTTATGACCACGCTACTTGATCGGAAGGATCGCATGAGTATGGGCGCAAGTCTTGAAGTACGTGTGCCATTTAGTGATCATCGTTTAGTTGAGTACGTATGGAATGTGCCGTGGGAGATGAAGCGGTACGGAGACAGAGAGAAAGGAATCCTCCGAAAAGCGTTAGAAGGATTGTTGCCAAACGATGTGCTATACCGGAAGAAGAGCCCGTATCCGAAGACGCACAATCCAGTCTACACAAAAGCGGTTGTAAGCTGGCTTGGGGAAATTCTTGACGACCCAAACGCGCCGTTGTTTAACCTGTTTAAGAAAGAACGAATTCAGCAACTTGTCGACAGTGAAGGAAAAGCGATCGATGCACCATGGTTCGGGCAACTCATGACAGGACCACAGCTACTCGCTCACCTTGGTCAGATCAACCACTGGCTTAAAACTTACAATGTGAAGATAGACGTCTAA
- a CDS encoding alpha-glycosidase: MLREAIYHRPTNNFAYAYTKEELHLYLRTKKGDVDQIELIHGDPYHFEKKSGWQYEKSPMTCSGTDALFDYWFTSVKPPYRRLRYGFKLTDSQESIVYGEKGFLDEPTSEDMGFYFAFPFLNGIDVFTPPEWVKDTVWYQIFPERFGNGDPSLNPEGTVPWRSEEPKVDNFFGGDFEGIIQHLDYLVELGITGIYMTPIFKAYSNHKYDTIDYYEIDPQFGDKETFKKLVDTCHEKGIRVMLDAVFNHSGYYFPAFQDVLENGEDSIYQDWFHTREFPLQEEPHPNYDTFAFEKSMPKLNTENPEVKDYLLGVARYWVEEFDIDGWRLDVANEVDHQFWREFRSVVKSAKKDAYILGEIWHDSMPWLEGDQFDAVMNYPFTEASLNYFAKEKMNALEFSDELTKVLHMYPDNVNEVQFNLLGSHDTPRILTESKEDKDKVKQLFLFQLSFIGTPCIYYGDEIAMTGDHDPGCRKCMIWEEEDQDREMFTFVQKLIQLRKDIPVFGNHGDFRVLHADPEQNTLIYKKSNADTTLLFILNPTDSSRSIPIPEAYQDLKGTDVWSGDTLDLSNSTTLEPYQFQIIHY, translated from the coding sequence ATGCTACGAGAAGCAATTTACCATCGTCCAACGAACAACTTTGCCTATGCCTATACGAAAGAAGAACTTCATCTTTACTTACGTACTAAAAAAGGAGATGTCGATCAAATCGAACTGATTCACGGAGACCCCTATCACTTTGAGAAGAAAAGTGGATGGCAATATGAAAAATCTCCTATGACGTGTTCTGGCACTGACGCTTTGTTTGATTATTGGTTCACTTCTGTAAAACCTCCCTACCGCCGCCTTCGCTACGGCTTTAAACTGACAGACAGCCAAGAATCGATCGTGTACGGAGAAAAAGGATTTCTAGATGAACCAACATCAGAAGACATGGGCTTTTATTTTGCTTTCCCTTTCCTTAATGGAATTGATGTCTTCACGCCTCCTGAGTGGGTGAAAGATACAGTATGGTATCAGATTTTCCCTGAGCGATTCGGAAACGGAGACCCTTCATTGAATCCAGAAGGTACCGTTCCCTGGCGCAGTGAAGAGCCAAAAGTCGACAACTTCTTTGGCGGTGACTTTGAAGGGATTATACAACATCTTGATTACTTAGTTGAATTAGGCATTACAGGCATTTACATGACGCCGATCTTTAAAGCCTATTCGAACCATAAATATGACACCATTGATTACTATGAAATTGACCCTCAATTTGGGGATAAAGAAACCTTTAAGAAATTAGTAGATACCTGTCATGAGAAAGGCATCCGTGTCATGCTTGATGCGGTCTTTAACCATAGCGGTTACTACTTCCCTGCCTTTCAGGATGTTTTAGAAAATGGTGAAGATTCGATTTATCAAGATTGGTTCCATACGAGAGAGTTCCCTCTTCAAGAAGAGCCTCACCCAAATTATGATACGTTCGCCTTTGAGAAATCGATGCCTAAGTTAAATACAGAAAACCCTGAAGTAAAAGATTACCTTCTTGGGGTCGCCCGCTACTGGGTAGAAGAATTTGATATCGATGGATGGCGCTTAGATGTTGCGAATGAGGTCGATCATCAGTTCTGGAGAGAATTCCGATCCGTCGTGAAATCAGCTAAAAAGGACGCGTACATTTTAGGTGAGATTTGGCATGACTCGATGCCGTGGTTAGAGGGAGACCAATTTGATGCGGTCATGAACTACCCGTTCACAGAAGCTTCCTTAAACTACTTCGCCAAAGAAAAAATGAACGCTTTAGAATTCTCCGATGAATTAACGAAAGTACTTCATATGTATCCAGACAACGTAAATGAAGTCCAGTTTAACCTGCTTGGCAGTCATGACACACCGCGAATTCTGACAGAAAGTAAAGAGGATAAAGATAAAGTGAAGCAACTCTTCCTCTTCCAGCTATCCTTTATTGGAACACCTTGCATTTACTACGGAGATGAGATTGCGATGACAGGCGACCATGATCCAGGTTGTCGCAAGTGTATGATTTGGGAGGAAGAAGACCAGGACCGTGAGATGTTTACCTTCGTTCAGAAGCTCATTCAATTACGTAAAGACATTCCAGTATTCGGGAATCACGGAGACTTCCGCGTATTGCATGCAGACCCTGAACAGAATACGCTTATTTACAAAAAATCAAATGCAGATACCACGCTTCTGTTTATTTTAAATCCCACCGATTCATCAAGATCCATCCCGATTCCAGAAGCTTATCAAGACCTAAAAGGGACGGATGTATGGAGTGGGGATACGTTAGATTTGTCTAATTCTACTACATTAGAACCTTACCAGTTTCAAATCATTCACTATTAA